The Sorangiineae bacterium MSr11954 DNA segment GCTGCGCCGACCACGCGGGCCGCGCGGCCCATGGAGCCGACCTTGGGGATGCTCGTGTCGGCTCTTTCGGTGGCAGGACGCACCATGGCGACCGAAGCGCGCGGCGTGTCCCGGCGCGAGTTGGTCCTTTCGAGCTTGCTCGCGGGCTTTGCGCTGGCGCTGCTGGAGGCGTGTGGCGGAAAGGAAGCGGCGCGCTACGGCGGTGTTTCGAGCGGGAGCCTGGCGACGGGTTCTTCGGCGGACGGGGCGCTCGAGCGCGACGTGGTGTTGCATGTCAACGGCGAAGCGCGGCGGGTGCGCATCGAGCCGCGCGTATCGCTGCTCGATGCCCTTCGCGAGCGGTGCGGGCTCACGGGCACGAAGAAGGGGTGCGACCACGGTCAGTGCGGCGCGTGCACGGTGCTCGTCGACGGGCGGCGCGTGCACGCGTGCCTCACCCTGGCGATCATGGTGGAGGGCCGCCCGATCACCACCATCGAGGGGCTCGCCAAAGGGGACGAGCTCCACCCGATGCAGTCGGCCTTCATCGCCTGCGACGCGCTCCAGTGCGGCTATTGCACCCCCGGTCAAATCATGAGCGCGGTGGCTCTTCTCCACGAAGGGCACGCGCGCACGGACGACGAGGTGCGCGAGGAGATGAGCGGCAACATCTGCCGTTGCGGTGCTCACTCGAACATCATTTCGGCGATTCAGCTCGCCCGATCGCCCCGGAGCGCATCATGAACCCATTTGGCTATGTGCGTCCCACGGACGAAGCGTCGGCGCGAAAGGCGGCGGCCTCGCCCGGCGCCGAGTGCATCGCCGGCGGGACGGGGGTGGTCGACCTGGTGCGGCTGGGCGTGCACGAACCGTCGCGCTTGATCGATCTGAACGCGCTCCCGTGGGCGGCCATCGAGGCGCGGCCGAACGGGGCGCTCTTCGTGGGGGCGCTGGTCAAAAATAGCGACGTGGCGTGGCACCCCCAGGTGCGGGCGCGCTTTCCGGTTTTGTCGGAGGCGCTGCTGTCCGGCGCGTCGCCCCAGCTGCGCAACATGGCCTCCGTGGGCGGAAATCTGCTTCAGCGAACGCGCTGCACATACTTTCGCGACGTGGGGGTACCGGCGTGCAACAAGCGCAAGCCGGGCTCGGGCTGCGCGGCCCTGGACGGGTATGTGCGCATGCACGCGGTGCTGGGCGGGAGCGAGCACTGCATCGCGGTGCACCCCTCGGACATGTGCGTGGCGTTGGTGGCGCTCGATGCGGTGGTGCACGTGCGCGGATCCGAGGGCGAGCGCTCGGTGCCCATCGGCGATTTTCATGTCGTCCCGGGCGCGCATCCGGAGGTCGAGACGGTGCTGGCGCGCGGGGAGCTGGTGAGCGGCATCACCCTTCCCGCCACGCGCTTGGCGGCGCGATCGGCTTACGTGAAGGTGCGCGATCGGGCGTCGTACGCCTTTGCGCTGGCCTCGGCGGCGGTGGCGCTGCACCTCGAGGGCGGCGTGGTTCGGGATGCGCGCATCGCCCTCGGCGGTGTGGCCACCAAGCCATGGCGCAGCCGGGAGGCCGAGCAACGGCTGATCGGGCAAGCTCCGCAGCGTTCGGCGTTCGAGCGGGCGGCCGCGGCCGCCGTGGAAGGAGCGCGCACCCGGCCGGGCAACGCGTTCAAGGTCGCGCTCGCGCAGCGGGTGATCGTGCGCGCGCTGGAGAGGGCGGGAGGTATGGCGTGAGCGCATCGAACGTGGGCAAAGGCATCGACCGCATCGATGCGCGGCTGAAGGTCACCGGCAAGGCGGTCTTCCCCGCGGAGACGGGCGTGGCCAACGTGGCGCACGCCGTGGTGGTGACCAGCACCATCGCGCGCGGCCGCATCACCACGTTCGACGCGCGGGAGGCCGAGCGCGCACCCGGGGTGCTCTCCGTGATGTCGCACCTCAATGCGCCCAAGCTCCCCGGCATCGACAAAAAGACGAGCCCCAACGATCGGGCGCACCAGCTCTTTCAGGACGATGCGGTTCGCTTCAACGATCAACCCATCGCGGTGGTGGTCGCCGATACGCTGGAGCGCGCGCGCCACGCGGCGCGCCTGGTGGTCGTACGCTACGCGGGCAGCGCGTCCACCGTGGACATGACGGCGGAGTTGCCGCGCGCGTACAAGCCGGCCACCTCGCGCTTCGAGCTGGACTCGAACCGCGGCGATCGGGAGGCGGGGCTCGCGGCGGCCAAGGTTCGGGTCGAGCAAACGTATACGACGCCGACCGAGCACCACAACCCCATGGAGCCGCACGCCGCCATCGCCATCTGGCACGCGGGCGACCGGGCCACCCTCTATGTGACGACCCAAGGCATCTTCGCGGTGCGCGATCGGTTTGCGCTTCTCTTCGGCATCCCAAAGGAGAACGTACGGGTCATTTCGCATTACGTGGGCGGCGGCTTTGGGTGCAAGGGATCGCCTTGGTCGTACATCGCCATGGCGGCCATGGCCGCCAAGCTGACGGGGCGCGGTGTGAAGCTGGTCTTGAGCCGGCAGCAGATGTTCTCCCTGGTCGGGCATCGATCGCACACGGTGCAAAAGGTGGCGCTCGGCGCCGATGCGAACGGAAAGCTGACCGTCATCGCCCACGACGTGATCTCGGCCACATCGCGGGTCGACGAGTTCGTGGAGCCGGCCGCGCTCCAGACGCGAAAGCTCTACGCGTGCCCCAACGTGAGCACCTCGCACCGGCTGGTGCGGCTCGATATCCCCACGCCGACATTTACGCGCGCGCCGGGTGAGGCGCCTGGCACCTTTGCGCTGGAGTCGGCGATGGACGAGCTCGCGTATGCGCTCGGCTTGGATCCCATCGAGCTGCGGCTGCGCAACTACGCGGACGAGGATCCGGACGAGAAGAAGCCTTGGTCGAGCAAATCCCTTCGCGACTGCTACCGTCGCGGGGCGGAGCAGTTCGGCTGGTCGCGCAGGACGGCCGCGCCGCGCTCGATGCGGGATGGGCGCTGGCTGGTCGGCTGGGGAATGGCGACCGCCACCTACCCTGCGCACCAGCGCGCGGCCTCGGCGATCGCGCGGGTGCGCGCCGATGGGAGCGCGCTCGTGCAGGCCGGCTCGCAAGACATCGGCACCGGGACGTACACGATCATGACGCAGATCGCGGCGGACGCGCTGACCTTGCCGCTGGACCAGGTGCGCTTCGAGCTGGGCGATACGGCGCTCCCGGAGACGCCCAACTCGGGCGGGTCGTCGACGGCGGCCAGCGTGGGCTCGGCGGTCAAAATGGCGGGGCTCGCGGTTCGGAAGAAGCTCGCGGAGGCGGCGGCGGCCGATCCGCGCTCGCCGCTCCATGGGCTCGCGCTCGACGCCATCGACGCGGCGGACGGCGCTCTCTTCGCCAAGGCGGATCGCGCGCGGCGGGATCCGTTCGCGGCGATCGTGGCGCGCAGCGGGGGCCGCGAGATCGTGGCCAAGGTCGACAATCGGGAGAAGGCGGACCGCAAACGCTATGCGACGCACTCCTTCGGCGCGCAGTTCGCCGAGGTCAAGGTGGACGAGGAGCTCGGCGTGGTTCGCGTGAGCCGCTTCGTGGGGGCTTTTGCGGCGGGGACGATCCTGAACGCCAAGACCGCGGCGAGCCAGCTCCAGGGCGGTATCATCTGGGGCATCGGGCTCGCCCTGCACGAGCACACCTGGCGCGACGAGCGGAGCGGGCGCATCGCCACCCGGGATCTCGCCGACTACCACGTGCCGGTTCACGCGGACGTGCCGCGCATCGAGATCGTGACCGTCGACGAGGTCGATCCCTACGTGAACGAGGTCGGCGCCAAAGGCGTGGGCGAAATTGGGATCACCGGCGTGGGCGCGGCCATCGCCAACGCCGTGTACCACGCCACCGGGCGCCGCATCCGCGATTTGCCGATCACGCCCGACAAGCTGCTTTGAACCGCGCGTTCGTCGGCCGCCCAAGCGAGACCGGCGCCGCGTCGTTTTAGCCGTCAGTCCTTCGGGTCGTCGCCGAACAGCAGACCGACGTCGAGCTCGATGGCGTCGAACGGCTCCGCGCGCACGCGCTCGCCCCGTTCCGCGGTCAGCACGAGCATGTACGCCTCGGCGTTCCAGCGGTACACGGTCAACGTCTCGGCCATGGGATCGACCAGCCAATAGTGCGGGATGGCGGCGCGATAATAGCCGCGCATCTTCCGTACGGTGTCGTTGCGGGTGTTGTTCGGCGATAGGACCTCGCAGACCCAGTCGGGTCGGATTCGAATCGGGACGCCGGTGGGACGCTCGGGCACTCGCTCGCGCCGCCAACCCACGACGTCGGGCCGATACACTTGGTGTAGCTCGAGCTCGACGTCGACCTCCGTGGCGATCCACCATCCTCCCGGCCCTGGCCCGCCGGGACGACGCGCGAACGGTGGTTTGAGTGTCGCGACCAACCACGACTGCGCATCGCCGTGCTCGTAGGAAGCTTGCGCTTTGCGGACGATCTCTCCGTCGATGATCTCGTGATAGCGCTGGTCCTGGGGAATGGCGGCCAAGTCCTCCCAAGTGCAAAGCCCT contains these protein-coding regions:
- a CDS encoding 2Fe-2S iron-sulfur cluster-binding protein, whose amino-acid sequence is MTVEARLDVGQRVPPFDVRDRRGRKVMPKAFAGQAMLLTFFDGCGWRDAPDSTIQALRAELRGLGAVLVMVSSDGIWCFRPDDDWELCVGSQELDREYLDALRASYGVERAYPAFFIVDGRSKLRFVHRWPPGTHDAPDAPSAASTPAAPTTRAARPMEPTLGMLVSALSVAGRTMATEARGVSRRELVLSSLLAGFALALLEACGGKEAARYGGVSSGSLATGSSADGALERDVVLHVNGEARRVRIEPRVSLLDALRERCGLTGTKKGCDHGQCGACTVLVDGRRVHACLTLAIMVEGRPITTIEGLAKGDELHPMQSAFIACDALQCGYCTPGQIMSAVALLHEGHARTDDEVREEMSGNICRCGAHSNIISAIQLARSPRSAS
- a CDS encoding xanthine dehydrogenase family protein subunit M, translating into MNPFGYVRPTDEASARKAAASPGAECIAGGTGVVDLVRLGVHEPSRLIDLNALPWAAIEARPNGALFVGALVKNSDVAWHPQVRARFPVLSEALLSGASPQLRNMASVGGNLLQRTRCTYFRDVGVPACNKRKPGSGCAALDGYVRMHAVLGGSEHCIAVHPSDMCVALVALDAVVHVRGSEGERSVPIGDFHVVPGAHPEVETVLARGELVSGITLPATRLAARSAYVKVRDRASYAFALASAAVALHLEGGVVRDARIALGGVATKPWRSREAEQRLIGQAPQRSAFERAAAAAVEGARTRPGNAFKVALAQRVIVRALERAGGMA
- a CDS encoding xanthine dehydrogenase family protein molybdopterin-binding subunit, with the translated sequence MSASNVGKGIDRIDARLKVTGKAVFPAETGVANVAHAVVVTSTIARGRITTFDAREAERAPGVLSVMSHLNAPKLPGIDKKTSPNDRAHQLFQDDAVRFNDQPIAVVVADTLERARHAARLVVVRYAGSASTVDMTAELPRAYKPATSRFELDSNRGDREAGLAAAKVRVEQTYTTPTEHHNPMEPHAAIAIWHAGDRATLYVTTQGIFAVRDRFALLFGIPKENVRVISHYVGGGFGCKGSPWSYIAMAAMAAKLTGRGVKLVLSRQQMFSLVGHRSHTVQKVALGADANGKLTVIAHDVISATSRVDEFVEPAALQTRKLYACPNVSTSHRLVRLDIPTPTFTRAPGEAPGTFALESAMDELAYALGLDPIELRLRNYADEDPDEKKPWSSKSLRDCYRRGAEQFGWSRRTAAPRSMRDGRWLVGWGMATATYPAHQRAASAIARVRADGSALVQAGSQDIGTGTYTIMTQIAADALTLPLDQVRFELGDTALPETPNSGGSSTAASVGSAVKMAGLAVRKKLAEAAAADPRSPLHGLALDAIDAADGALFAKADRARRDPFAAIVARSGGREIVAKVDNREKADRKRYATHSFGAQFAEVKVDEELGVVRVSRFVGAFAAGTILNAKTAASQLQGGIIWGIGLALHEHTWRDERSGRIATRDLADYHVPVHADVPRIEIVTVDEVDPYVNEVGAKGVGEIGITGVGAAIANAVYHATGRRIRDLPITPDKLL
- a CDS encoding Uma2 family endonuclease, producing MANAVKRGLCTWEDLAAIPQDQRYHEIIDGEIVRKAQASYEHGDAQSWLVATLKPPFARRPGGPGPGGWWIATEVDVELELHQVYRPDVVGWRRERVPERPTGVPIRIRPDWVCEVLSPNNTRNDTVRKMRGYYRAAIPHYWLVDPMAETLTVYRWNAEAYMLVLTAERGERVRAEPFDAIELDVGLLFGDDPKD